A genome region from Labilibaculum antarcticum includes the following:
- a CDS encoding cytidine deaminase → MKKTQIITTVFEYNSIDELSLEEQELVRNAKEAALRSYSPYSKFSVGAAILLENKDIIQGNNQENSAYPSGLCAERVAMFYANSKYPDVPVKTIAITARTNGQFSENPIPPCGSCRQVLLETEERFNQPIKLILFGEKKIKIVKTIKEMLPLYFEKEMLDE, encoded by the coding sequence ATGAAGAAAACCCAAATAATTACAACTGTATTCGAATACAATTCAATAGATGAATTATCTCTGGAAGAACAAGAATTGGTGAGAAATGCCAAAGAAGCAGCTCTTCGTTCCTATTCACCTTATTCAAAATTTAGCGTTGGCGCAGCCATTCTGCTCGAGAACAAGGATATTATTCAAGGGAATAATCAGGAGAATTCGGCTTATCCGTCAGGATTGTGTGCCGAGCGTGTTGCCATGTTTTACGCCAATTCAAAATATCCTGATGTACCTGTAAAGACGATTGCAATTACTGCTCGAACTAATGGTCAATTTTCAGAAAACCCAATTCCACCATGTGGCTCATGCCGACAGGTATTATTGGAAACAGAAGAAAGATTTAATCAGCCAATTAAGTTGATATTGTTTGGTGAGAAAAAAATCAAAATCGTTAAAACGATAAAAGAAATGCTTCCCTTGTATTTTGAAAAAGAAATGCTGGATGAATAA
- a CDS encoding relaxase/mobilization nuclease domain-containing protein codes for MIAKIVQGRGFRGAVNYVLDKKDARLLYGEGVRLKDKTSIIQSFITQSKMRPKISKPVAHISLDFSAQDKSRITDQFMIDVANKYLGKMGYENTQYIIVRHFDTEHPHLHLIINRIDNNGNRISDKKEKLRNTKVCLELTKSYGLYIASGKENVKEHRLREPDKTKYEIYQTLQSAIPKCVNWQELKAALQKSGITIELRKNGNTDKIQGVRFGKNEYELNGSKVDRAFSYSKITYRLQQNELSTKIQSEPGLKNKLSITRGHASIRGLLNSLNSSTSNNQDYAEHLKQKARKKKKKGLRR; via the coding sequence ATGATTGCTAAAATAGTTCAGGGAAGGGGATTTCGGGGAGCAGTGAACTATGTTCTGGATAAAAAAGATGCTCGCTTACTTTATGGGGAAGGAGTACGATTAAAAGATAAAACATCAATCATTCAAAGTTTTATTACCCAAAGTAAAATGAGACCAAAAATTTCAAAACCAGTGGCACACATCTCGCTTGATTTTTCAGCACAAGACAAAAGCCGAATAACGGATCAATTCATGATTGATGTTGCTAATAAATACCTGGGAAAAATGGGGTATGAAAATACACAATACATTATTGTTCGTCACTTTGACACTGAGCATCCCCACCTACACCTCATAATTAATCGTATTGATAACAATGGAAACAGAATCTCCGATAAAAAAGAAAAGTTACGGAACACAAAAGTTTGCCTAGAACTGACAAAAAGTTACGGTTTATATATTGCTTCGGGGAAGGAAAATGTAAAAGAACATCGGCTAAGAGAACCCGATAAAACCAAATATGAAATTTACCAGACACTTCAATCAGCTATTCCTAAATGCGTGAATTGGCAAGAGCTTAAAGCTGCACTTCAAAAATCGGGTATTACCATTGAATTACGAAAAAATGGGAATACTGACAAAATTCAAGGAGTTCGCTTTGGCAAAAACGAATATGAACTCAACGGTTCTAAAGTTGACCGCGCATTTAGCTATTCCAAAATTACTTACCGCCTGCAACAAAATGAATTGTCCACGAAGATTCAATCAGAACCAGGCCTTAAGAACAAGCTGAGTATTACAAGAGGACATGCTTCTATAAGAGGTTTGCTCAATTCACTGAATTCATCGACCTCCAACAATCAAGATTATGCAGAACATTTAAAACAGAAAGCACGAAAGAAAAAGAAAAAAGGTTTGAGACGATAA
- a CDS encoding helix-turn-helix domain-containing protein encodes MAKSNLKIPKLCEQCRKPFEAKTVATRFCSPYCANKSGKEKKKQAKKAEQKQTLLEKSIDKIADIQTRPYISITEATILFGISKDTIRRLIIAGKIPAFNLGQRLTRISRLHMEAMFTAVDLPEEPKEEPVRMHYETNECYKIGEISEKFGISPSTVNNTIRRYGIPRRQVGKFVYVPKEQIDKLFSTN; translated from the coding sequence ATGGCGAAAAGTAATCTGAAAATACCCAAGCTTTGTGAGCAATGCAGAAAGCCTTTCGAAGCCAAAACTGTAGCCACTCGCTTTTGTAGTCCTTACTGTGCAAATAAATCAGGAAAAGAGAAAAAAAAACAAGCAAAGAAAGCAGAACAAAAACAAACATTACTGGAAAAGTCTATTGATAAAATTGCAGATATTCAAACCCGTCCTTATATTTCTATTACAGAAGCGACTATTCTTTTTGGGATATCAAAAGATACAATTCGTCGCCTTATTATTGCCGGTAAAATTCCAGCTTTTAACCTAGGGCAGCGATTAACTAGGATTAGTCGTTTGCATATGGAAGCTATGTTTACCGCTGTAGATTTGCCAGAAGAGCCCAAAGAAGAACCAGTAAGAATGCACTATGAAACAAACGAATGTTATAAGATTGGTGAAATATCCGAAAAATTTGGAATATCTCCTTCTACAGTAAACAACACAATTCGTCGGTACGGCATCCCAAGACGACAAGTTGGAAAGTTTGTGTATGTGCCGAAGGAGCAAATTGACAAATTATTTTCAACAAACTAA
- a CDS encoding RluA family pseudouridine synthase — protein sequence MAKEQLDILFEDNHIIAINKRCGDIVQGDKTGDEPLSEKVKAYIKEKYNKPGDVFLGVPHRIDRPVSGVIIFAKTSKALTRLSLMFQQKDKEISKIYWAIVQNCPRLEEETLTHFLLKNEEKNKSNVYDKLKHGAKEASLEYKLMTRTQNYFLLEVKLHTGRHHQIRAQLAKIGVPIRGDLKYGAPRSKNGGGIGLHAREISFIHPVKQELIRIVAPVPQNDNLWRELANQL from the coding sequence ATGGCGAAAGAACAATTGGATATATTATTCGAAGACAATCATATAATTGCGATCAATAAGAGGTGTGGTGATATTGTACAGGGTGACAAAACGGGGGATGAACCTTTAAGTGAAAAGGTCAAAGCCTATATAAAGGAGAAGTACAACAAACCTGGAGATGTTTTTTTAGGTGTACCGCATCGTATCGACAGACCTGTTAGTGGTGTTATTATATTTGCTAAAACGAGCAAGGCTTTAACTCGCTTAAGCCTGATGTTTCAGCAAAAAGACAAGGAAATCAGTAAAATATACTGGGCGATTGTTCAAAACTGTCCAAGATTGGAAGAGGAAACATTAACTCATTTTTTGTTGAAAAACGAGGAGAAGAACAAATCCAATGTGTACGACAAATTAAAACATGGAGCTAAAGAAGCAAGTTTGGAATATAAGTTAATGACTCGGACTCAGAATTATTTTTTGCTCGAAGTTAAACTGCACACTGGACGTCATCATCAGATTCGTGCTCAGCTGGCCAAAATTGGAGTTCCAATTCGTGGCGATTTAAAGTACGGAGCACCTCGCTCAAAAAATGGCGGAGGAATTGGTTTACATGCTCGTGAAATATCTTTTATTCATCCTGTAAAGCAAGAACTTATTCGAATTGTTGCTCCAGTTCCTCAGAATGATAATCTTTGGAGAGAATTGGCGAATCAGTTATAG
- a CDS encoding ISAon1 family transposase N-terminal region protein: protein MRKVGGAKGIIYFCCLKFRLWIQQKVTTNSYFKLFYQKRFEITQVIIDEKRLDVHLDELHQFPEEFSSEKLTSKGFQSAVVIQDYPIRERMVYLHVRKRKWLICSTGQIVSRDWDLIAKGARYTKGFASFLKELFGQIPDQQ, encoded by the coding sequence ATTCGAAAAGTTGGTGGAGCAAAAGGAATAATTTATTTTTGTTGTCTTAAATTTAGACTATGGATTCAACAAAAGGTCACTACAAACTCTTACTTCAAGCTATTTTACCAGAAGAGATTTGAGATCACTCAAGTTATTATCGATGAAAAGCGATTGGATGTTCATCTAGATGAATTACATCAATTCCCAGAAGAATTTTCATCTGAAAAGCTAACTTCAAAAGGCTTTCAGTCAGCAGTGGTGATTCAAGATTACCCTATTCGAGAACGAATGGTTTATTTGCATGTTCGCAAAAGAAAGTGGCTCATATGTTCTACGGGTCAGATTGTAAGTAGAGATTGGGATTTAATTGCAAAGGGAGCTCGATATACAAAAGGGTTCGCTTCTTTTTTAAAAGAATTATTTGGACAAATACCCGATCAGCAGTAA
- a CDS encoding RNA polymerase sigma-70 factor, producing the protein MTLKNPQEQMLIPKDTGFYEMLYRDYYEILVRFAEGILFDEEEARDIVQEVFLDLWNKDKNILINSSIKTYLYSCVKYKTFNRIKKLKLIDKHQDQVKEAILYAMDYSSLPEDELKEKFHSIFEEFSPQMRKVVELHSFSGLKYKEIAEELNISANTVKTYMKRAYKRLKMELSKEMLTSVLVWHALNKFL; encoded by the coding sequence ATGACCCTAAAAAACCCTCAAGAACAAATGCTAATACCTAAGGATACTGGCTTTTACGAAATGCTATACAGGGATTACTATGAGATTTTGGTTCGTTTTGCAGAAGGTATTTTGTTTGATGAGGAAGAGGCTCGAGATATTGTTCAAGAAGTATTTCTTGATCTTTGGAATAAGGATAAAAACATATTGATTAACAGTAGCATAAAGACCTATCTGTATTCCTGTGTCAAGTATAAAACCTTTAATCGAATTAAAAAACTCAAGCTTATAGATAAACACCAAGATCAGGTCAAAGAAGCGATCTTGTATGCTATGGACTATTCATCTTTACCAGAGGATGAGTTGAAAGAAAAGTTCCATAGCATTTTTGAAGAATTTTCTCCGCAGATGCGTAAAGTTGTTGAACTTCATTCTTTCAGTGGCTTGAAATACAAAGAAATTGCAGAAGAACTTAATATTTCCGCAAATACAGTAAAAACTTATATGAAACGTGCATACAAACGCCTAAAAATGGAGTTGTCTAAAGAGATGTTAACTTCTGTATTGGTTTGGCATGCTCTAAATAAATTTCTCTAG
- the dnaK gene encoding molecular chaperone DnaK, which yields MGKIIGIDLGTTNSCVSVMEGNEPVVIPNSEGKRTTPSIVAFIENGERKVGDPAKRQAITNPTKTISSIKRFMGEGFDKVTKEISRVPYKVIKGDNNTPRVLIDDRKYSAQEISAMVLQKMKKTAEDYLGQEVTEAVITVPAYFNDAQRQATKEAGEIAGLVVKRIINEPTAAALAYGLDKKDQDMKIAVFDLGGGTFDISVLELGDGVFEVKSTNGDTHLGGDDFDQVIIDWLAEAFIADENIDLRKDPMALQRLKEAAEKAKVELSSSTSTEINLPYIMPVDGIPKHLVKTLSRAQFENLSDKLIQAVLAPCKLALKDAGISTSEIDEVILVGGSTRIPAIQKLVEDFFKKVPSKGVNPDEVVAVGAAIQGGVLSGDVTDVLLLDVTPLSLGIETMGSVMTRLIESNTTIPTKKTETFTTAADNQPSVEIHILQGERPMANGNKTIGRFHLDSIPPAPRGVPQVEVTFDIDANGILHVSAKDKGTGKEQSIRIEASSGLSDAEIERMRQEAKENETADNEAKEKVDALNKADSMIFQTEKQLKEIGDKLPADKKQPIEDALAKLKAAHAAQDVDACNTSVEELNTVFQAASQEMYDAQAKDPKAGQDGEEAHADAKQNDEVTDVDFEEVK from the coding sequence ATGGGTAAAATAATTGGAATTGACTTAGGAACTACTAACTCTTGTGTTTCTGTAATGGAAGGTAACGAGCCTGTTGTTATTCCTAATAGCGAAGGTAAAAGAACAACACCATCAATTGTTGCTTTTATAGAAAACGGTGAAAGAAAAGTTGGAGATCCTGCAAAACGTCAGGCTATTACCAATCCTACTAAAACGATTTCTTCTATCAAGAGATTCATGGGAGAAGGATTCGATAAAGTGACGAAAGAAATTAGTCGCGTTCCTTATAAAGTAATCAAAGGTGATAACAACACACCTCGTGTTCTTATCGACGATCGTAAATATTCTGCACAAGAAATCTCAGCTATGGTTCTTCAAAAAATGAAGAAAACTGCTGAAGACTATTTAGGACAAGAAGTAACTGAAGCAGTAATTACTGTTCCTGCTTATTTCAACGATGCACAACGTCAGGCTACAAAAGAGGCTGGAGAAATTGCTGGTCTTGTAGTAAAACGTATTATTAACGAGCCAACAGCAGCAGCATTGGCATATGGTCTTGATAAAAAAGATCAGGATATGAAAATTGCTGTTTTTGACCTTGGTGGTGGTACTTTCGATATTTCTGTTCTTGAATTAGGTGACGGTGTATTCGAAGTAAAATCAACTAACGGTGATACTCACCTTGGTGGTGATGATTTCGATCAGGTGATTATTGACTGGTTGGCTGAAGCATTTATTGCTGACGAGAATATTGACTTACGTAAAGATCCAATGGCTCTTCAGCGTTTGAAAGAAGCTGCTGAAAAAGCTAAAGTTGAGCTTTCTAGTTCTACTAGTACTGAAATCAACTTGCCATATATTATGCCAGTAGATGGTATTCCTAAGCACCTTGTTAAAACATTATCTCGTGCACAGTTCGAAAATTTGTCTGACAAATTGATTCAAGCTGTTCTTGCGCCATGTAAATTGGCTCTTAAAGATGCTGGTATTTCAACTTCAGAAATTGACGAAGTAATTTTAGTTGGTGGATCAACTCGTATTCCTGCTATTCAGAAACTTGTTGAAGATTTCTTCAAAAAAGTTCCTTCAAAAGGAGTTAATCCTGATGAGGTTGTTGCAGTTGGTGCAGCAATTCAAGGTGGTGTTCTTTCTGGTGATGTTACTGATGTACTTCTTTTAGATGTTACTCCTCTTTCTTTAGGTATTGAAACAATGGGAAGTGTAATGACACGTTTAATTGAGTCGAACACAACTATTCCTACTAAGAAAACTGAAACTTTTACAACTGCTGCTGATAATCAGCCTTCTGTAGAAATTCATATTCTTCAAGGTGAGCGTCCAATGGCGAATGGTAACAAAACAATTGGTCGTTTCCATTTAGACAGCATTCCACCAGCACCTCGTGGAGTTCCTCAAGTTGAAGTAACTTTTGATATTGACGCGAATGGTATTCTTCATGTTTCTGCAAAAGACAAAGGAACAGGAAAAGAGCAAAGTATTCGTATCGAAGCTTCATCGGGATTATCTGATGCAGAAATCGAAAGAATGAGACAGGAAGCAAAAGAAAACGAGACTGCTGATAATGAAGCTAAAGAAAAAGTTGATGCTTTGAATAAAGCTGACAGTATGATTTTCCAGACTGAAAAGCAATTGAAAGAAATCGGCGATAAACTTCCTGCTGACAAAAAGCAACCTATCGAAGATGCTTTAGCCAAATTGAAAGCAGCTCACGCAGCTCAGGATGTTGATGCATGTAATACATCAGTTGAAGAGTTGAACACTGTATTTCAGGCAGCTTCTCAAGAGATGTATGATGCTCAGGCAAAAGATCCTAAAGCCGGACAAGATGGTGAAGAAGCTCATGCTGATGCAAAACAAAATGACGAAGTTACTGATGTAGACTTCGAAGAAGTTAAGTAA
- a CDS encoding mobilization protein yields MHPKHFEYIIIYLSVLLACILLGTVARMFVINIGIDEFTAGIVFCVVTLFGVLIYAILAFLIDGLFSSIVRTFFRKKKHSSLSNKKSNISEKFEEIRTVQQLLKDKNEQDKKDIAIKYIQNEFAAYCSEQDLDLLCQYVIFYAETKSLQSIKPIITNGLSNLDFYHFGWNIWKHFRVSKQEDVSFFLKSVFANYLKDVETDTIKSHLKDDELKGIIKIRKSISEQ; encoded by the coding sequence ATGCATCCCAAACATTTTGAATATATCATAATCTATTTGTCTGTTCTGTTAGCGTGTATATTGTTGGGTACTGTTGCAAGAATGTTTGTAATTAATATTGGAATAGATGAGTTCACCGCTGGAATTGTATTTTGCGTAGTTACTTTATTTGGTGTACTAATTTACGCCATTCTTGCGTTTTTAATTGATGGCCTTTTTTCTTCAATTGTCCGGACATTTTTTCGAAAAAAGAAGCACTCAAGCCTGTCTAATAAAAAATCTAATATTTCAGAAAAGTTTGAAGAGATTAGAACCGTGCAGCAACTGTTGAAAGATAAAAATGAGCAGGATAAAAAAGATATTGCCATTAAGTACATTCAAAATGAGTTTGCTGCTTATTGCTCAGAACAAGACTTGGATTTGCTTTGTCAATATGTAATATTTTATGCAGAAACGAAATCTCTACAGAGCATAAAACCCATAATTACTAATGGTTTATCGAATCTTGATTTTTATCATTTTGGATGGAATATCTGGAAACATTTTAGAGTGAGCAAACAAGAAGATGTTTCTTTTTTTCTCAAAAGCGTATTTGCGAATTACCTGAAAGATGTTGAAACCGATACCATAAAAAGCCACTTAAAAGATGATGAACTGAAAGGCATCATTAAAATTCGAAAAAGCATTTCAGAACAATAA
- a CDS encoding helix-turn-helix domain-containing protein: MNVNEISFENLPKAVAHLVNEVEKLKLLVEKGQAPTLPQKRIPIGIEEACRVIGKAKPTIYALVQKRMLPCYKNGKKLYFFEDELLNWITSGKKKTLKEIENEAEIEFKKRSKGIRR; the protein is encoded by the coding sequence ATGAATGTAAATGAGATTTCTTTTGAAAATTTACCAAAAGCAGTTGCTCATTTGGTAAATGAAGTGGAAAAGCTGAAACTTCTTGTTGAAAAAGGTCAAGCACCTACTTTACCTCAAAAACGTATCCCAATAGGCATTGAAGAGGCCTGTCGAGTCATTGGAAAAGCCAAACCTACGATTTATGCACTTGTCCAAAAACGCATGCTCCCCTGTTACAAAAATGGCAAGAAGCTCTATTTTTTTGAAGATGAACTACTAAATTGGATCACCAGCGGCAAAAAGAAAACTTTGAAAGAGATTGAAAACGAGGCAGAAATAGAATTCAAAAAACGTTCTAAAGGTATCCGAAGATGA
- the panB gene encoding 3-methyl-2-oxobutanoate hydroxymethyltransferase: protein MSIHKESAKRVTTHVLAEMKLKGEKISMLTSYDYSMATIVDRAGIDVILVGDSASNVMAGHETTLPITLDQMIYHGASVVKAVQRALVVVDLPFGTYQGNSKEALNSSIRIMKEASADAVKLEGGREVLESVNRILSAGIPVMGHLGLTPQSIHKFGTYAVRAKEDEEAEKLIEDAKMLEEAGCFAIVLEKIPAILATKVAQSVTIPIIGIGAGGGVDGQVLVIHDMLGITQEFSPRFLRRYHNLFDEIKGAVENYISDVKSKDFPNEKEQY from the coding sequence ATGTCAATCCATAAAGAATCCGCAAAGAGAGTAACCACACATGTACTTGCGGAAATGAAATTGAAGGGAGAGAAAATTTCTATGCTCACTTCTTACGACTATTCTATGGCAACTATTGTTGATAGAGCAGGAATAGATGTAATTCTGGTTGGAGATTCGGCCTCGAACGTAATGGCTGGTCACGAAACAACTTTGCCAATTACTTTGGATCAAATGATTTATCATGGAGCATCCGTAGTAAAAGCAGTTCAGAGAGCTCTTGTGGTTGTCGATTTGCCTTTCGGAACTTATCAGGGGAACTCAAAAGAAGCATTAAATTCGTCCATTCGAATTATGAAAGAGGCCAGTGCTGATGCTGTGAAATTAGAAGGTGGACGTGAAGTTTTGGAATCGGTAAATCGAATTCTTTCTGCAGGAATTCCTGTAATGGGGCATTTGGGATTAACTCCACAGTCTATTCATAAATTTGGAACTTACGCAGTTCGTGCCAAGGAGGATGAAGAAGCTGAGAAATTAATTGAAGACGCTAAAATGCTTGAGGAAGCAGGCTGTTTTGCAATTGTGTTGGAGAAAATACCAGCGATATTGGCTACGAAAGTTGCCCAGAGTGTTACCATTCCGATTATTGGAATTGGTGCCGGTGGCGGTGTTGATGGTCAGGTTTTGGTAATTCATGATATGTTGGGAATTACTCAGGAGTTTTCACCTCGTTTCTTAAGAAGATATCACAATTTGTTCGATGAAATAAAAGGAGCTGTGGAAAATTATATCAGTGATGTGAAATCAAAAGATTTTCCGAACGAAAAGGAGCAGTATTAA
- a CDS encoding site-specific integrase yields the protein MKQLSKTKVTVRLRKIEDRKEWSIYLESYPVFVPGKTTPQRIREYLNRSVTTIELNKNRTARTNPNGKKTYKPKRNDNGIIICRSEIDSESMLYADGIRKLRQREYDHADLYNNTENAQVERKERLQHNFIEYFEKVTFKRHTNSSKSIQFNWQRSNELLKQFAGDTLLFSQLDVAIAEDFKLFLLSAPKGGNKSGIISQNTAATYYSIFKAALKQAFIDGYLEGDLSAKIKGIQEKESRREYLTIDELNTLVATPCESDVLKRAALFSALTGLRHVDIQNLKWSEIKINGNQARIHFTQQKTKGVEYMPISEQALQLCGEPDQPEQLVFEDLANPSWISRPLKHWIKTARIKKEITFHCFRHTFATLQISNGTDIYTVSKMLGHTNVKTTQIYAKVIDEKKNKAAQTIKLDNIKYTDL from the coding sequence ATGAAACAACTTTCAAAAACAAAAGTAACCGTTAGGCTTCGTAAAATAGAAGACCGAAAAGAATGGTCTATTTATTTGGAAAGTTACCCGGTATTTGTTCCAGGCAAAACTACTCCTCAACGCATTAGGGAATATCTGAACAGAAGTGTAACCACTATTGAATTGAATAAGAACCGGACTGCCCGCACCAATCCAAATGGTAAGAAAACTTACAAACCCAAACGTAATGATAATGGCATAATTATATGCCGGAGTGAAATTGATAGTGAAAGTATGTTATACGCAGATGGTATTCGGAAGCTTCGCCAACGTGAATATGATCATGCAGATTTGTACAATAATACAGAAAATGCTCAAGTTGAACGAAAGGAACGGTTACAACATAATTTCATTGAATATTTTGAAAAAGTAACTTTTAAACGCCACACTAATAGCTCGAAATCTATTCAATTTAATTGGCAACGTTCAAATGAATTATTAAAGCAGTTTGCAGGAGATACACTTTTATTTTCTCAATTAGATGTTGCAATAGCTGAAGATTTTAAGCTTTTCCTTCTATCAGCACCTAAGGGAGGTAATAAAAGCGGTATTATTTCTCAAAATACCGCTGCAACCTATTATTCAATTTTTAAAGCGGCCCTCAAACAAGCCTTTATTGATGGATATCTAGAAGGTGATTTATCTGCTAAAATTAAAGGAATTCAGGAGAAAGAGTCACGTCGTGAATATTTGACAATTGACGAATTGAATACGCTTGTAGCTACACCTTGCGAGAGTGATGTTCTTAAAAGAGCGGCACTTTTCTCTGCCCTCACAGGATTGAGACATGTCGATATTCAGAATCTTAAATGGAGTGAAATTAAAATAAACGGTAATCAGGCAAGAATTCATTTTACTCAACAAAAAACAAAAGGTGTTGAGTATATGCCCATTTCGGAACAAGCTTTGCAGCTTTGTGGAGAACCTGATCAGCCCGAGCAATTAGTATTTGAAGATTTGGCCAATCCTTCTTGGATTTCCCGACCACTTAAACACTGGATTAAGACAGCAAGAATTAAAAAGGAAATTACTTTTCATTGCTTTCGCCATACATTTGCTACCTTGCAAATATCAAATGGCACTGATATTTATACAGTTAGCAAGATGCTTGGACATACAAATGTGAAAACCACACAAATTTATGCCAAAGTGATAGACGAGAAGAAAAATAAAGCAGCACAAACCATAAAATTGGATAATATAAAATACACGGACTTATAA
- a CDS encoding plasmid mobilization protein: protein MKTIKNRNTNGRPVKRPSEKKGYKVTVKMATEEFYTLKAKASFAGINRSEFIRRCIRSSLVKQRLTPELMGYIRQLCGMANNVNQIARTANTSGYSDVHNRCLVMNEQLDQLIIRIENDC from the coding sequence ATGAAAACAATAAAAAACAGAAATACAAATGGCCGACCAGTCAAAAGACCTTCGGAAAAGAAGGGGTATAAAGTAACTGTTAAAATGGCTACGGAAGAATTTTATACCCTGAAAGCCAAAGCTAGTTTTGCAGGAATTAACCGTAGTGAATTTATTCGTCGGTGTATTCGCTCCAGTTTGGTAAAACAGCGACTTACGCCCGAACTAATGGGGTATATTCGTCAGCTTTGCGGTATGGCAAACAATGTAAATCAGATTGCTCGCACTGCCAATACTTCCGGATATTCAGATGTACACAATAGATGCCTTGTTATGAATGAACAATTAGATCAATTAATTATACGCATTGAAAATGATTGCTAA